The Paenibacillus sp. MBLB1832 genome has a window encoding:
- a CDS encoding BREX system ATP-binding domain-containing protein, translating into MKTREPAQTKVLEVERELLLDALDQVAQSGIIPPSTAHLLDVGTGPYLEYAERELFQELAMHGGATVKLFEGTYGAGKTHLLQLLRERALSSGMIVASFDLSQDLRLEDWKQVTQYFLEEMEWISNGKTIKSLPNILEQLHLQNSDQTIRLKRAKLPYPGMQQAMWWGVNRTLLGDASKFLIHNYLTGQRVPAAELKRFGLTGVKGYLSARNAELIMKTVLSGLSELGLPGVLLLFDENERTLQPKGRMPTRKLKIAANLMRRFIDGCTTGALPGTVAIFAVLPGFIGMCTEEYPALGQRLLPPNTEFTKAWRLTTTSLDKINVLPTPEAFLLNAVQLFCSHVELLGGRTQGLEEELNEKGTVVLQQQADDGHKRMLMKTLAYHSLLRLT; encoded by the coding sequence GTGAAAACAAGAGAACCTGCTCAAACAAAAGTTTTAGAGGTTGAACGTGAATTACTTTTGGATGCACTTGATCAGGTTGCACAGTCTGGCATAATACCACCAAGTACAGCCCATTTATTAGATGTGGGTACAGGTCCTTATTTGGAATATGCGGAAAGAGAACTTTTCCAAGAATTAGCTATGCATGGCGGCGCCACCGTTAAACTCTTTGAAGGCACTTACGGGGCGGGAAAAACGCACCTGCTGCAATTATTAAGGGAAAGGGCATTATCATCTGGAATGATTGTTGCTAGTTTTGACCTGTCCCAAGATCTACGATTAGAAGATTGGAAGCAAGTAACACAGTATTTCTTAGAAGAAATGGAATGGATTTCAAACGGAAAAACAATAAAATCCCTACCCAATATATTAGAACAATTACATCTACAAAACTCAGACCAAACAATCCGTCTTAAAAGAGCAAAATTGCCTTATCCGGGAATGCAGCAAGCGATGTGGTGGGGTGTTAATCGCACTCTGTTAGGTGATGCTTCTAAGTTTCTTATCCACAATTATCTGACTGGGCAGCGTGTACCTGCCGCAGAACTTAAACGCTTCGGTTTAACCGGCGTAAAGGGTTACCTTTCCGCGCGGAATGCGGAGCTTATTATGAAAACGGTACTGTCCGGCCTAAGTGAATTGGGCTTGCCTGGTGTACTACTTCTGTTCGATGAGAATGAACGAACGTTACAGCCCAAAGGGAGAATGCCGACTCGAAAGCTCAAAATTGCAGCAAATTTGATGCGAAGATTTATTGATGGTTGCACAACTGGTGCTCTCCCGGGTACGGTTGCCATTTTTGCCGTCTTACCGGGCTTTATTGGGATGTGCACAGAAGAGTATCCAGCACTTGGACAGAGACTGCTTCCACCTAATACAGAATTCACTAAAGCATGGCGGCTAACGACTACTTCTTTGGACAAAATTAATGTCCTGCCGACTCCAGAAGCATTTTTACTGAATGCTGTACAACTTTTCTGTAGCCATGTTGAATTATTAGGGGGTAGAACACAAGGACTTGAAGAAGAGTTGAATGAAAAGGGAACCGTGGTACTACAACAGCAAGCAGATGATGGACATAAACGAATGTTGATGAAAACGTTAGCATATCATTCATTGTTACGGTTAACATGA
- a CDS encoding BREX system ATP-binding domain-containing protein, translating into MSLTASQVLSMMETMAQNGTAPEEGCSLFGVGYNTAFEQLRTRVIHQQFQRGRSTEKFVVGPFGSGKSHFLHQLFELAHEENCVTAKVTLNKNVDFTRYMLVFREMTHEIRAPHSHRHGIRALIQEAVAFKRMQVPDNPTASELLLRGWISALTDFDYKWSIYGQMLRSACIACVEEQEDRFELLCRWLGGEMDNPEIVRTLKAPKITNAEANMTALRSLHTLAQFVRQTGWKGTVVGFDEAEQGFNVDTRKKQRILSMLMADINATNSLQNGSLMMVYALTPDIVKDFDSFPALQQRVQHPGADFFDGNAWAPLIDLQRRPDRENELVEISTRLVNLMYLHWAKDMDYPEEEAITLAQTIACRLASEDLSSSVRRTLVKEICTMLISAYDSGYIYAAEGQKIEAEV; encoded by the coding sequence ATGAGCTTAACTGCCAGTCAAGTTTTATCTATGATGGAGACAATGGCTCAAAACGGTACCGCTCCAGAAGAAGGATGTAGTTTATTCGGTGTGGGATATAATACGGCCTTTGAACAATTAAGGACAAGAGTCATTCACCAACAATTCCAACGTGGTCGCTCTACTGAAAAATTTGTTGTTGGGCCATTTGGATCCGGTAAGTCTCATTTTCTTCACCAACTCTTTGAGCTGGCACATGAAGAAAATTGTGTAACAGCAAAAGTAACTTTAAATAAAAATGTTGATTTTACCCGGTACATGTTAGTTTTTCGTGAAATGACGCATGAGATTCGTGCCCCTCACAGCCACCGACATGGAATTCGTGCACTTATCCAAGAAGCTGTTGCTTTTAAAAGAATGCAAGTGCCAGATAATCCAACAGCATCGGAATTATTGCTACGCGGTTGGATTTCAGCATTAACTGATTTTGATTATAAATGGTCAATTTATGGGCAGATGCTCCGCTCTGCTTGTATAGCATGTGTTGAAGAACAAGAGGACCGATTCGAATTACTCTGCCGGTGGCTTGGCGGAGAAATGGATAATCCCGAAATAGTTAGAACATTAAAAGCACCAAAAATAACGAATGCAGAAGCTAATATGACAGCACTTCGATCACTTCACACACTTGCACAATTTGTTCGTCAAACAGGCTGGAAAGGCACCGTTGTTGGCTTTGATGAGGCGGAACAAGGGTTCAATGTAGATACGAGGAAGAAACAGCGGATTCTATCAATGCTTATGGCAGATATCAATGCGACTAATAGTCTTCAAAACGGTTCTCTTATGATGGTTTATGCGTTGACACCAGATATCGTCAAAGATTTCGACTCATTTCCAGCATTGCAACAGAGGGTACAACATCCAGGGGCTGATTTCTTCGATGGAAATGCATGGGCACCATTAATTGATCTTCAACGCCGCCCAGATCGTGAAAATGAGTTGGTAGAAATTTCAACACGTTTGGTTAATCTGATGTACCTTCATTGGGCAAAAGATATGGATTATCCTGAGGAGGAGGCTATAACACTGGCTCAGACAATAGCATGTCGATTAGCATCTGAAGACTTATCTTCCAGCGTAAGGAGAACTCTAGTTAAAGAGATTTGTACAATGTTAATTAGTGCTTATGATAGTGGTTATATTTACGCTGCTGAGGGCCAGAAAATAGAAGCGGAGGTTTAA
- a CDS encoding BREX system ATP-binding domain-containing protein has product MWTPTSGDRVSVSGLGSGTVVKETPRGAIVDLDEPVSTRAEFTISHLTLTSPVQHLEQEMLKGRGTSPLGSTQFKNATSNNPIVEIENSLEMSNKIMSRRSLESLRFGLVPHHHIEEFTLEYDQLSEWVIQSFSVDSPKVHKIIGPYGTGKSHTMSVIRGLARSKGYMVASVEVDGQLISLSEPGKLLHSIYSTLHSVEGETEFPIVQLLEKALIQSSLNSYSVSGLRRVDDHLAVVSYLKHAGLLEQWIEKLEAVFSGSEEFTAASVIKELRRYKTGAFSLHSPIPKKLYERPDGFVESLVCTAWLAKAAGYRGLLITIDEFEVEDANLESAQKKKLMQSLEAIERYVSGHRNLPNVPLGIYFGTLGDLNNEGDRYLDRITELSGGAQYKLRFFSREERIDLARRIHVFYQEAYELNQPYQPEAANNVHTILENKGYDDDSGLLRHFIKWYMALLDVNYGPPGRRLVHADQR; this is encoded by the coding sequence ATGTGGACACCAACATCTGGAGATCGTGTGAGCGTAAGTGGTCTAGGTTCAGGAACTGTTGTCAAAGAAACGCCTCGCGGAGCGATTGTAGATCTTGATGAGCCCGTTTCAACTCGAGCAGAGTTTACGATTTCTCATTTAACACTTACTAGCCCTGTTCAACATCTTGAACAAGAGATGCTGAAAGGTAGGGGCACTTCACCCTTGGGGAGCACACAATTCAAAAATGCCACTTCAAATAATCCAATAGTTGAAATAGAGAACTCTCTGGAAATGAGTAACAAAATAATGTCCAGGCGTAGCTTAGAATCATTACGTTTTGGACTAGTACCGCATCATCATATAGAAGAATTTACACTTGAATATGATCAACTAAGTGAGTGGGTTATTCAGTCCTTTTCTGTGGATTCGCCAAAAGTTCACAAGATTATTGGACCATACGGAACTGGAAAAAGTCATACGATGTCAGTTATTCGTGGACTCGCACGTAGTAAAGGTTATATGGTGGCCAGTGTTGAAGTAGATGGTCAATTAATAAGTCTGTCTGAACCAGGCAAGTTATTACACTCTATATATAGTACATTGCATTCTGTGGAAGGAGAGACGGAATTTCCAATAGTGCAGTTGCTAGAAAAGGCACTCATACAGAGTTCTTTAAATAGTTACTCCGTTTCAGGACTTCGGAGAGTGGATGACCATTTGGCTGTAGTCTCATACCTTAAGCACGCTGGATTACTTGAGCAATGGATTGAAAAACTAGAAGCAGTATTCAGCGGCAGTGAAGAGTTTACCGCTGCGAGTGTGATAAAGGAATTGCGACGGTATAAAACAGGTGCATTTTCGCTGCACTCACCAATCCCAAAAAAATTGTATGAACGGCCAGATGGGTTTGTCGAGTCATTGGTATGTACAGCTTGGCTTGCTAAGGCAGCAGGTTATCGGGGGTTACTGATCACTATTGATGAATTTGAAGTAGAAGATGCTAATTTGGAAAGTGCACAGAAGAAAAAACTAATGCAAAGTCTCGAAGCGATTGAGCGATATGTTAGTGGGCACAGGAATTTACCAAATGTTCCACTGGGAATATATTTTGGTACGCTAGGTGATTTAAATAACGAAGGGGACCGTTATCTGGATCGGATCACCGAATTAAGTGGGGGTGCCCAATATAAATTACGATTTTTTAGTCGAGAAGAACGTATTGATCTAGCTCGACGGATACATGTGTTTTATCAAGAAGCTTATGAATTAAATCAACCGTATCAGCCAGAGGCAGCCAATAATGTCCATACCATCCTTGAAAATAAGGGTTATGACGACGATAGTGGGTTGCTCCGCCACTTCATCAAATGGTATATGGCACTTCTAGATGTTAACTATGGACCTCCAGGGAGGAGGTTAGTTCATGCTGATCAACGATGA
- a CDS encoding DEAD/DEAH box helicase — protein MLINDELEEDRKLARRLPVVWPAFFQHFGRLTEVQRKSMGSILDGNHTLICAATASGKTEAACAPLFERMKGMSGSWTILYLSPTRALVNDLFHRLEGPSLQLGLRIARRTSEHRSENEDTQLLLTTPESLDSMLCRGIASDGSTHILSHVSAVVLDEIHLLHGTPRGEQTKWLLERLRRLRLYAQNQGWTRSNKLQIIGLSATVARPNDVIETFMPGGKLIYIPGKREIIEVQPVTSQFMPVERALPMYLQSLSHPEKWIVFCKSRKRVDELTEVFRKSMSPHGYSVGAHHGSLGKVLRETTERDIRRLERYIVVATSTLEIGIDIGDVDGVALDGPPDNMAAFLQRIGRGNRRSTQTRVMACSQSVKEANLQNAMMDAACVGWFPDEPVGSLSSVILQQTLSYVFQGKGQRSRSLVQKLFENNYTTQEISDILDQSISNEDLIETPVGLRLSDEWHDRAARGEIHSVIESFSGQTAYDSITGVKLANQVRYLSGKGLSVGGRHYQIVSQNSYRLNLKLSSRLPEGINQWAYVSGPFNARTEHPMLLRHWLKLAAEEWPVITDGYRFYAFHLGGIRLSSCMSLLSGYLPVNQRPFEITPYYIALREEVIPYWLSACTVHAIRAGVDSQIKKIERQLGLPLANKRLPLKIRVRDVIGWIQPEEVVHTIQQATLLRDDEVGKVLSLFIINKEY, from the coding sequence ATGCTGATCAACGATGAACTTGAAGAAGACCGTAAGTTGGCTCGTAGACTCCCTGTGGTCTGGCCCGCTTTTTTTCAACACTTTGGCAGATTGACAGAAGTTCAACGTAAATCAATGGGTTCAATTTTAGATGGTAACCATACACTCATTTGCGCAGCTACTGCAAGCGGTAAAACGGAAGCTGCTTGTGCGCCACTTTTTGAACGGATGAAAGGTATGTCTGGATCGTGGACCATACTATATCTTTCTCCTACACGTGCTTTGGTAAATGATTTGTTTCACCGATTAGAGGGTCCATCTTTACAATTGGGGCTTCGAATTGCTCGTCGAACTTCTGAACACCGCAGCGAAAACGAAGATACTCAATTGCTTCTAACGACCCCGGAATCCCTAGATAGCATGCTTTGCCGTGGAATTGCTTCAGATGGTTCAACACACATACTTTCTCATGTAAGTGCAGTAGTGCTTGATGAAATTCATTTGCTTCACGGGACCCCTCGTGGTGAACAAACCAAATGGTTACTTGAAAGGCTACGACGTTTGCGATTATATGCTCAAAATCAAGGATGGACACGTAGTAATAAATTACAAATTATTGGACTCAGTGCGACAGTTGCCCGGCCAAATGATGTTATTGAAACATTCATGCCTGGAGGCAAACTGATTTATATCCCTGGAAAAAGAGAAATAATTGAGGTACAACCGGTGACGAGTCAGTTTATGCCAGTAGAAAGAGCTTTACCCATGTATCTTCAGTCTCTCAGTCATCCAGAGAAGTGGATTGTTTTTTGCAAGAGTCGTAAAAGGGTTGATGAGTTAACGGAAGTGTTCCGTAAATCTATGTCCCCTCATGGTTATTCCGTAGGGGCACATCATGGGAGTTTGGGAAAGGTGCTTCGTGAAACGACGGAGAGGGATATAAGGAGACTTGAGCGGTATATCGTTGTAGCAACTTCAACATTAGAGATCGGTATAGACATTGGGGATGTTGATGGAGTTGCTCTAGATGGTCCTCCCGACAATATGGCTGCGTTTTTACAGAGAATTGGGCGTGGCAATAGGCGTTCAACCCAAACCAGAGTAATGGCGTGTTCACAGTCTGTAAAAGAAGCAAATCTTCAGAACGCAATGATGGATGCTGCGTGTGTTGGTTGGTTTCCAGACGAGCCGGTTGGATCGCTGTCATCAGTTATCCTTCAGCAAACCTTATCCTATGTTTTTCAAGGTAAGGGTCAACGAAGCAGATCATTAGTTCAAAAGCTTTTTGAGAATAACTATACCACCCAAGAAATTTCAGATATTCTTGATCAATCAATTTCTAATGAAGATTTAATAGAAACGCCGGTGGGACTACGACTATCGGATGAATGGCATGATCGTGCAGCACGTGGTGAGATCCACTCAGTCATCGAATCATTTTCAGGACAAACGGCGTATGATTCAATAACAGGAGTGAAGTTGGCAAACCAGGTAAGGTACTTAAGTGGTAAAGGATTAAGCGTGGGAGGGCGACATTATCAAATTGTCAGCCAAAATTCTTATCGGTTGAACTTAAAGTTAAGTTCACGATTGCCCGAAGGTATTAATCAATGGGCGTATGTGTCAGGTCCATTTAACGCGAGGACGGAGCACCCTATGCTATTACGTCACTGGCTGAAACTTGCAGCTGAAGAATGGCCTGTAATTACCGACGGATATCGATTTTACGCGTTTCATTTAGGGGGAATTAGACTTAGCTCGTGCATGAGCTTATTATCGGGTTACTTACCGGTTAATCAACGTCCATTCGAAATTACACCGTATTATATTGCATTAAGAGAAGAGGTTATTCCTTATTGGCTTTCAGCATGTACTGTGCATGCAATCAGAGCTGGAGTTGATTCGCAGATTAAAAAAATTGAGCGTCAACTTGGCTTACCGCTAGCAAACAAGCGTCTACCATTAAAGATTCGAGTAAGAGATGTGATTGGATGGATTCAGCCAGAAGAAGTAGTACATACGATTCAACAGGCTACTTTATTGAGAGATGATGAGGTAGGTAAAGTTTTGTCGTTGTTTATTATTAACAAAGAATACTGA
- a CDS encoding DUF4139 domain-containing protein — protein MKSNEHVEIFTLTSNDNVEVALTIYNNNFGAVKEKRRASSLIRQQQINYLDVAATIETESILVKGIEILEMNYEYDLVNKSKLLEKYLGHTVFLQRNSRREEYRLLSISHGVVLEHVDSGEILLDPKDELILPKLPHGLIIRPAIKWKIRPSESEQIEVSYLTKGFSWNVNYVMNLKGDQLSLAGWVNIKNESGATFSNAKIKLIAGEVKRVFNEVDLMPVTYHSDATRIMESRIPFEEREFADYHLYVLQECTTLKNEQSKQIRLFQVDNVPCQVYYECRTGWKRANIIVTFQNIESSNLGFPLPMGTIKVYQEDHDSQNEFIGEDAIDHTPKNEIISLNIGEAFDLVLEHQRKEIQRVGRGHTAESHEIIIRNTKNESAQVKLSHHVYQRFWRISDTSHPYDKNGSNTVIYNIYVSAGTEVVVRFTVEMDEKQMLYFE, from the coding sequence ATGAAATCTAACGAACACGTGGAAATCTTTACATTAACTAGCAATGATAACGTTGAGGTTGCTTTAACGATATATAACAACAACTTTGGGGCTGTTAAGGAAAAACGACGTGCTTCGTCTCTAATCAGACAACAGCAGATTAATTATTTAGATGTAGCTGCGACGATCGAGACAGAATCGATTTTGGTCAAAGGTATAGAAATACTTGAGATGAACTATGAGTATGACCTAGTTAACAAATCGAAGCTCCTCGAGAAATATTTGGGCCATACAGTCTTCTTGCAAAGAAACTCTCGGAGAGAAGAATATCGTCTGCTCAGTATCTCTCACGGTGTAGTTTTAGAGCATGTGGACTCCGGTGAAATATTACTGGATCCCAAAGATGAGCTTATCCTTCCAAAGCTACCTCATGGATTAATCATACGACCAGCCATTAAATGGAAGATCAGGCCTTCTGAATCAGAGCAGATTGAGGTATCATATCTTACCAAGGGATTCTCATGGAATGTTAATTATGTTATGAACTTGAAAGGGGACCAGCTAAGTTTGGCAGGCTGGGTGAATATAAAGAATGAGAGCGGTGCGACATTTTCTAATGCTAAGATCAAGCTAATTGCAGGGGAAGTGAAGCGAGTGTTTAATGAAGTCGACCTCATGCCCGTAACGTATCATTCGGATGCAACTCGTATAATGGAATCAAGAATACCCTTCGAGGAACGAGAATTCGCTGACTACCACCTATATGTGCTGCAAGAATGTACGACACTTAAAAACGAGCAGTCCAAGCAAATTCGGTTGTTTCAAGTAGATAATGTACCATGTCAGGTATATTATGAATGCAGAACTGGTTGGAAACGTGCCAATATAATTGTTACATTTCAGAATATAGAAAGTAGCAACCTAGGCTTCCCTTTACCGATGGGAACCATTAAGGTGTATCAGGAGGATCATGACAGCCAAAACGAGTTTATTGGGGAAGATGCAATCGACCATACTCCCAAAAATGAAATCATATCATTAAATATTGGAGAAGCTTTCGATCTTGTACTCGAGCACCAACGTAAGGAAATACAACGTGTAGGCCGCGGACATACTGCTGAATCCCACGAAATTATTATCCGTAATACCAAAAATGAATCGGCTCAAGTGAAGCTGTCTCACCATGTATACCAGCGGTTCTGGCGAATTTCGGACACGTCACATCCGTACGACAAGAATGGATCGAATACAGTAATTTATAATATCTACGTTTCTGCGGGAACCGAAGTTGTTGTGCGTTTTACGGTTGAGATGGATGAGAAACAAATGTTATATTTCGAGTAG
- a CDS encoding LuxR C-terminal-related transcriptional regulator, producing the protein MKQETKPHVTNEVLTTKLEKPPLRHLIVTRNHLIDLLHRGQDKKLSLVSAPAGFGKTTVVSQWASMCDRPVAWLSLDERDNDVIRFLTYVIEAIRSVFPNLGNGILIALRSPQLPQINAVLSQLINELNTLQKAFSMVIDDYHVIHNPSIQQGLSFLVAQMPFHMNLTIVSRDIPDLPLSKLRAKNQLMEIGVKELRFTDIETACFLNQVMGLSLTKKNMIELEKRTEGWVTGLQLAALSIQGNNDVTYILENDSFPGSHHFVMDYLLDEVLVQLPENILHFLMATSVLERFSAPLCDAVLSNEWIPSGWNSQKTIEYLERNNLFLIPLDQERRWYRYHHLFAELLKARLEKNREQIAGDPDMISKLHKRASLWYENNHFTLEAFYHAVEAKDIEGASRLVEGGGVPLLYRGAATPVLHWFESLPLSVLDAKPSLRVLYATTLLFLGRVGEVEKILVTVENTLRSLPQNETNNNLMGHIFATRAAVAVSQNNVSRIMECSQHAIENLSPLNLPVLAATKWTLGFAHQMQGNHKLAREVYEEALRSSETIGHFIITILASIGLGNIYEMENQLHLAKNSYMKVLNLDGHLAFPASAVAYLGLSRIAYEQDHMKEALDLIQEAIQLARHLNNMDTLAVCELFCAKINLAQGKVGETLKLLKQASQSLQKNNFSKNMYKVAQVEVLTRLHLNEIPSARYLVQKYNLPNEQIRVHLAAGETEQALLKIQSMSQAPMEMLILHALTYFQAKEIQKAVVPLMEAIEIAKTEGHLRVFLDEGAPMEALLKASLRFEIMTDHIKTLLLHFSTKHPSMAPLTQRELEVLRLIAQGLSNHEISKMLFVTLNTIKGHNQRIFSKLQVKSRAEAILRTHELRLL; encoded by the coding sequence ATGAAGCAAGAAACAAAACCTCATGTAACCAACGAAGTTCTAACTACGAAACTAGAGAAACCGCCCTTACGGCATTTGATTGTTACTCGAAACCATTTGATTGACTTACTTCATAGAGGTCAGGATAAAAAGCTAAGTCTCGTTTCAGCGCCTGCGGGCTTTGGAAAAACAACAGTAGTGAGTCAATGGGCATCCATGTGTGACAGGCCTGTTGCATGGCTTTCGCTCGATGAAAGAGATAATGATGTTATACGTTTTCTCACATATGTAATAGAGGCGATTCGAAGCGTTTTTCCAAACTTAGGAAATGGAATTCTCATTGCGCTAAGATCCCCTCAACTGCCACAAATTAATGCTGTCCTAAGCCAATTAATCAATGAACTAAACACATTGCAAAAGGCTTTTTCGATGGTCATTGATGATTATCATGTAATCCATAACCCTTCTATTCAGCAAGGTCTAAGCTTCCTAGTCGCACAAATGCCTTTTCATATGAATTTAACGATCGTATCGCGTGACATTCCCGATCTACCGTTATCCAAGCTGCGTGCTAAAAATCAGCTGATGGAGATAGGCGTTAAGGAATTGCGGTTTACAGACATCGAAACGGCATGTTTTCTAAATCAAGTCATGGGGCTTAGCTTAACTAAAAAAAATATGATTGAACTTGAAAAAAGAACGGAAGGATGGGTTACAGGTCTTCAACTCGCAGCACTTTCCATTCAAGGGAATAACGATGTCACCTATATATTGGAAAATGACTCCTTTCCGGGTAGCCATCATTTCGTTATGGATTATCTACTCGATGAAGTTCTTGTCCAACTACCCGAAAACATACTTCATTTTTTAATGGCGACTTCCGTGCTGGAACGGTTTTCTGCACCTCTTTGCGATGCTGTATTATCTAATGAATGGATCCCTTCTGGTTGGAATAGCCAAAAAACGATTGAATATTTGGAAAGAAATAATTTGTTTCTCATTCCCTTAGATCAGGAACGACGGTGGTATCGCTACCATCATCTTTTCGCTGAGCTACTAAAAGCGAGACTTGAAAAAAATAGAGAACAAATTGCCGGCGATCCAGATATGATTTCCAAACTACATAAGCGGGCAAGCCTTTGGTATGAGAACAATCATTTCACACTTGAGGCTTTTTATCATGCGGTGGAAGCAAAGGATATTGAAGGTGCTTCCAGACTGGTAGAAGGAGGCGGCGTTCCTTTACTTTATCGTGGCGCAGCAACACCGGTTCTTCATTGGTTTGAATCGCTGCCTTTATCCGTTTTAGATGCCAAACCCTCATTAAGAGTGCTATATGCCACAACGCTATTGTTTCTGGGTAGAGTTGGAGAAGTAGAAAAAATATTAGTCACAGTGGAAAATACTCTACGCTCACTCCCTCAAAACGAAACAAATAATAATCTAATGGGACATATTTTCGCGACCAGAGCAGCGGTGGCTGTTTCACAAAACAATGTATCTCGCATTATGGAATGCTCTCAACATGCTATCGAAAACCTTAGTCCTCTAAACCTGCCGGTACTTGCTGCTACGAAGTGGACATTGGGCTTCGCTCACCAGATGCAAGGCAATCATAAATTGGCACGGGAAGTTTATGAAGAAGCGCTGAGGAGTAGTGAAACTATTGGACATTTTATTATCACAATCTTGGCTTCAATTGGACTAGGCAATATTTATGAAATGGAAAATCAACTCCACTTAGCTAAAAATAGCTACATGAAAGTTCTGAATTTAGATGGACACTTAGCTTTTCCGGCTTCCGCTGTCGCGTATCTCGGTTTATCACGTATCGCTTACGAACAAGATCACATGAAGGAAGCGTTAGATCTCATTCAAGAAGCCATACAATTGGCGCGGCACTTGAACAATATGGACACCCTTGCAGTTTGCGAGCTATTCTGTGCTAAGATAAACCTTGCTCAAGGAAAAGTAGGAGAGACTTTGAAATTACTCAAACAAGCAAGCCAGTCTCTTCAAAAAAATAACTTCTCTAAGAACATGTACAAGGTTGCACAAGTTGAAGTGCTTACCCGACTTCACCTCAATGAAATCCCATCAGCACGATATCTTGTTCAGAAATACAATCTCCCCAATGAGCAAATTCGTGTGCACTTGGCTGCAGGTGAAACAGAACAAGCCCTATTAAAAATACAATCGATGTCTCAAGCTCCAATGGAAATGCTGATTCTGCATGCATTAACCTATTTTCAGGCAAAGGAAATACAAAAAGCTGTTGTGCCTTTAATGGAGGCCATTGAGATCGCTAAAACAGAAGGTCACCTGCGTGTTTTTTTAGATGAAGGAGCTCCAATGGAAGCACTTTTAAAAGCTTCTCTGCGATTTGAAATTATGACAGATCATATAAAAACGTTACTTTTACATTTTTCAACGAAACATCCATCTATGGCTCCCTTAACTCAAAGGGAACTGGAGGTTTTACGCCTTATTGCTCAGGGGCTTTCCAATCATGAGATCAGCAAGATGCTTTTCGTCACTCTCAATACCATTAAGGGGCATAATCAACGTATTTTTTCTAAGCTGCAAGTTAAAAGCCGCGCCGAAGCAATCTTACGCACACATGAGCTGCGTTTGCTATAA
- a CDS encoding DUF6326 family protein, with protein MDIIMNTQNKAQSALEDIKVNVKLKIATLWASFMFLYVYVDYFHLYMPGKIEDILAGKVFTFDITFVFLLIALVLVTIPVLMIFLSVVLPAKVNRRANIIIASVYIPYMLFNLAGEAWAHMVFGAVVEVALLCLIIRYAWKWPSSL; from the coding sequence ATGGACATTATTATGAATACGCAAAATAAAGCGCAAAGTGCACTCGAAGACATCAAAGTCAATGTGAAACTGAAGATTGCTACGCTGTGGGCGAGTTTTATGTTTCTCTATGTTTATGTTGATTATTTTCACTTGTATATGCCTGGCAAGATAGAAGATATACTGGCAGGAAAAGTATTTACATTTGATATTACTTTTGTCTTTTTATTGATAGCGCTTGTTTTAGTAACAATTCCAGTTCTTATGATTTTTCTTTCTGTTGTCCTGCCGGCTAAGGTAAATCGCCGTGCAAATATCATTATTGCCTCGGTGTATATTCCATATATGTTGTTTAATTTAGCAGGAGAGGCTTGGGCGCACATGGTGTTTGGTGCTGTTGTAGAAGTTGCTCTTCTTTGTCTAATTATCAGGTATGCATGGAAATGGCCATCTTCGTTATGA
- a CDS encoding DUF3862 domain-containing protein has product MEMAIFVMKIIRLAFLVCLVLTAAACSHASDNVQKGPTGSSTVSPVESPSGNTGSAEKVQITKEKYDKIKNGMTYKEVIKIVGGKGETITETGEEGSDLHSIGVMYRGKGEVGASATFVFVGNKLQAKSQFRLE; this is encoded by the coding sequence ATGGAAATGGCCATCTTCGTTATGAAAATCATTCGATTAGCATTCCTAGTATGTCTTGTACTCACTGCGGCGGCATGCAGCCATGCGAGCGATAATGTTCAGAAAGGGCCGACGGGAAGCTCCACGGTTTCCCCAGTAGAGTCGCCAAGCGGCAATACAGGATCCGCTGAGAAAGTCCAAATCACGAAGGAAAAATACGATAAAATTAAAAATGGAATGACCTACAAAGAAGTCATCAAGATTGTCGGTGGCAAAGGAGAAACAATAACGGAAACGGGCGAGGAAGGCAGCGACTTGCATAGCATCGGTGTGATGTATAGAGGCAAGGGCGAGGTTGGGGCTAGTGCCACCTTCGTATTCGTGGGCAACAAATTGCAGGCTAAATCGCAATTTCGGCTCGAATAG